The Rickettsiales bacterium genome has a segment encoding these proteins:
- a CDS encoding histidine triad nucleotide-binding protein, which translates to MKYDKNNIFARIIRGEIPCKKIYEDESVLAIEDIAPAAPAHALILPKGEYISFDDFTRNTTPEAIAYFFNTITKIARQLKLEESGYRLITNHGKNASQSVPHFHVHLLGGRALGALLPGDGHER; encoded by the coding sequence ATGAAATACGATAAAAACAATATATTTGCCAGAATAATCCGCGGCGAAATACCCTGCAAAAAAATCTATGAAGATGAGTCGGTTCTGGCCATTGAGGATATCGCGCCTGCTGCCCCGGCTCATGCGCTTATCCTGCCTAAGGGCGAATATATTTCCTTTGACGATTTCACCCGCAATACCACACCGGAGGCTATTGCTTATTTTTTCAATACTATCACAAAGATAGCAAGACAGCTGAAGCTGGAGGAAAGCGGGTACCGCCTGATCACCAATCACGGGAAGAACGCTTCACAAAGCGTGCCGCACTTCCATGTGCATCTGCTAGGTGGCAGGGCGCTGGGGGCGTTACTGCCGGGGGATGGACACGAAAGATAA
- the dnaQ gene encoding DNA polymerase III subunit epsilon translates to MREIALDTETTGLDPLTGHRVIEIGCVEMFDRIRTGKTFQAYINPERDMPEEAFRVHGISLEFLKDKPVFAKVAQEWLDFIGDSRLVIHNAQFDLKFLNYELGLLKLPSISMDRATDTINIARRKFPGAPAKLDALCKRFNIDLSARTKHGALLDAELLADVYLELMGGRQEAMLLQAEPANASLSSVLVETVTEIITIVKREFPPSEDELAAHEEFLKKIKNPLWKVVA, encoded by the coding sequence ATGAGAGAAATTGCGCTAGATACAGAAACGACAGGTCTTGATCCCTTAACGGGACATCGGGTAATTGAAATCGGTTGCGTGGAGATGTTCGACCGTATCCGCACCGGCAAGACTTTCCAGGCATATATCAATCCTGAACGCGATATGCCGGAAGAAGCCTTCCGCGTTCACGGTATTTCTTTGGAATTCCTGAAGGATAAGCCTGTTTTTGCTAAAGTTGCGCAGGAATGGCTGGATTTCATCGGCGATAGCAGGCTGGTCATTCATAATGCCCAGTTCGATCTGAAATTCCTTAATTACGAATTGGGATTATTGAAATTACCTTCCATTTCAATGGATCGGGCGACAGACACCATCAATATCGCAAGGCGCAAGTTTCCGGGCGCACCAGCCAAACTTGACGCGCTTTGTAAACGTTTCAATATCGATCTTTCCGCGCGTACGAAACATGGCGCGTTATTAGATGCGGAACTGCTCGCTGATGTCTATCTGGAGTTGATGGGCGGAAGGCAGGAAGCCATGCTGCTGCAGGCCGAGCCGGCAAATGCCTCGCTCTCATCTGTCCTGGTGGAAACGGTGACAGAGATAATCACAATAGTAAAACGTGAATTCCCGCCTTCGGAAGATGAACTGGCCGCGCATGAAGAGTTCCTGAAAAAGATTAAGAATCCGCTCTGGAAAGTGGTTGCCTGA
- a CDS encoding DUF5329 family protein, producing the protein MRKIASFLIIICFAFPAFAEKLSDQQRIDALLETLSTSDIVFVRNGVDMDAASARLHLEEKLKKTKGVTTVEDFINKVGSTCERTGKPYLIRQPDGKTMEAGQWFRDQLKEIPVDDSEIID; encoded by the coding sequence ATGCGCAAAATAGCCAGTTTCCTGATTATCATATGCTTCGCATTTCCTGCATTCGCTGAGAAACTCAGCGACCAGCAAAGAATTGATGCGCTGCTTGAAACCTTAAGCACTTCGGACATCGTATTCGTGCGCAATGGCGTTGACATGGACGCTGCTTCCGCACGCCTGCACCTGGAAGAGAAACTCAAAAAGACCAAGGGCGTTACTACGGTCGAGGATTTTATTAATAAAGTGGGCTCCACCTGTGAGCGTACCGGCAAGCCTTACCTGATTCGCCAGCCGGACGGCAAAACGATGGAGGCCGGTCAATGGTTCCGTGACCAGCTTAAAGAAATCCCTGTGGATGATTCCGAAATAATAGATTAG
- a CDS encoding organic hydroperoxide resistance protein — MKTLYTARANVRGGREGHAETDDKQISVNLAAPGSGKQGTNPEQLFACGYAACFGSAVQHVARQQKIDAGDIDVQADVKLNQDDQGFSIAVELNVTLAKVDAKTAEKLVNDAHQVCPYSKATRGNIEVKLKANGQQLEKAA; from the coding sequence ATGAAGACGCTATACACAGCACGTGCCAATGTCAGAGGCGGTCGCGAAGGACATGCCGAAACAGACGATAAGCAGATTTCCGTTAATCTGGCGGCGCCCGGTAGCGGCAAGCAGGGAACGAACCCGGAACAGTTATTTGCCTGCGGTTACGCAGCTTGCTTTGGCAGTGCTGTTCAACACGTGGCACGCCAGCAGAAGATCGACGCAGGTGATATCGATGTACAGGCGGATGTAAAGCTGAATCAGGATGATCAGGGCTTTTCCATCGCCGTCGAACTCAATGTAACGCTCGCGAAAGTTGATGCCAAAACGGCAGAAAAGCTGGTAAACGACGCCCACCAGGTTTGCCCGTATTCTAAAGCGACACGTGGAAATATTGAGGTCAAGCTGAAAGCTAACGGCCAGCAACTTGAAAAAGCGGCATAA
- the argH gene encoding argininosuccinate lyase, with amino-acid sequence MATSKSKNTKKEAQANPMWGGQFASGPAEIMARINASIDFDSKLYSQDIKGSIAHCTMLAETGIITKKEASAIIKGLESIKVEIESGKFIFKQELEDIHMNIEARLAELIGDVAGKLHTARSRNDQAVLDFRMFVRDAAQAIEELLKGLQAALIARAEEYCDTIMPGFTHLQSAQPVTLGHHMMAYVEMFGRDRGRVNDLLARLDECPLGAAALAGTSFQTDRHMTAKLLGFARPTANSLDSVSDRDFALEFLSAASISAVHLSRLAEEFVIWSSAPFAFIRFSDLFTTGSSIMPQKRNPDAAELVRGKTGRIVGSLMSLLTTLKGLPLAYNKDMQEDKEPVFDASLQWQMVLSATAGMVEDFKADKQRMHALAGDGYSTATDLADWLVRTQKMPFRQAHHATARIVKIAAMKKCQLSELALEDMKSIEPAITKDIYNYLTVEKSVASRTSFGGTSPVRVKEAIKAAKKKYL; translated from the coding sequence ATGGCGACCAGTAAATCGAAAAATACCAAAAAAGAAGCGCAGGCGAATCCCATGTGGGGCGGGCAGTTTGCCAGCGGTCCGGCGGAAATCATGGCGCGCATCAACGCTTCCATTGATTTCGACAGTAAGCTTTATTCGCAGGATATCAAGGGGTCGATCGCACATTGTACGATGCTGGCCGAAACAGGGATTATCACAAAGAAAGAAGCCTCTGCAATCATCAAAGGGCTGGAATCCATCAAAGTGGAAATCGAGTCCGGTAAATTTATCTTCAAGCAGGAGCTGGAAGATATACACATGAATATCGAAGCCCGTCTGGCCGAATTGATAGGGGACGTTGCCGGAAAGCTCCACACGGCGCGATCACGCAACGACCAGGCCGTGCTGGATTTCCGCATGTTCGTGAGGGATGCCGCGCAGGCGATAGAGGAACTGCTTAAAGGACTTCAGGCGGCCTTGATTGCCCGTGCAGAAGAATATTGCGACACGATCATGCCGGGCTTCACGCATCTGCAGAGCGCTCAGCCTGTAACGCTTGGCCACCATATGATGGCGTATGTCGAGATGTTTGGGCGCGATCGCGGCCGTGTCAACGATTTGCTGGCGCGCCTGGACGAATGCCCTCTCGGTGCAGCGGCGCTCGCCGGGACTTCGTTCCAGACAGATCGTCACATGACGGCAAAACTGCTCGGCTTTGCCCGTCCGACTGCTAACTCACTGGATTCAGTTTCAGATCGCGACTTCGCCTTGGAATTCTTAAGCGCAGCCTCTATTTCCGCCGTGCATCTTTCACGTCTGGCGGAAGAATTTGTCATCTGGTCGAGCGCACCGTTCGCATTTATCCGCTTTTCTGATTTGTTCACGACCGGAAGCTCAATCATGCCGCAGAAGCGCAATCCGGATGCTGCCGAACTTGTGCGTGGTAAAACGGGCCGCATTGTTGGTTCGCTTATGTCATTGCTGACTACGCTTAAGGGACTGCCGCTTGCATATAACAAGGACATGCAGGAGGACAAGGAACCCGTGTTCGATGCTTCTTTGCAATGGCAGATGGTGTTGAGTGCCACGGCCGGAATGGTAGAAGATTTCAAAGCTGATAAACAGCGCATGCACGCGCTGGCGGGAGATGGCTATTCCACCGCGACCGATCTTGCCGACTGGCTCGTGCGCACACAAAAAATGCCATTCCGTCAGGCACATCATGCCACGGCGCGTATTGTGAAAATTGCTGCCATGAAGAAATGCCAGCTTTCGGAACTGGCGCTGGAAGATATGAAGTCTATTGAACCGGCCATCACGAAGGATATTTACAATTACCTAACAGTAGAGAAATCCGTGGCGAGCCGCACAAGTTTCGGCGGTACATCGCCGGTAAGGGTAAAGGAAGCGATTAAAGCTGCAAAGAAGAAATACCTATGA